A DNA window from Microcystis aeruginosa NIES-843 contains the following coding sequences:
- the secF gene encoding protein translocase subunit SecF — MAFNVTKQRNFWWTVSALLTIGSILAMVISWFTIQAPLRPSLDFVGGTRIQIELACAKKNNCEKPLTTAEVQVILDEEGLGNSSVQVLDKYTLSVRTKTLAEEQRTKLLDTLNQKIGAFDPETSQIDTVGPTIGQELFRSGFLALLVSFFGIAVYLSFRFQRDYAFFAIVALLHDVLITLGVFAVLGLIAGVEVDSLFLVSLLTIVGFSVNDTVVIYDRVRENFVNTPELSVDEIVDNAVSQTLTRSINTTLTTLLPLVAIFLFGGTTLKYFALALIIGFVAGAYSSIFIASTLLAWWRSRSHRPTLNYS, encoded by the coding sequence ATGGCATTTAACGTTACAAAACAGCGTAATTTTTGGTGGACAGTCTCGGCCTTGCTGACGATTGGTAGTATTTTGGCCATGGTAATTTCTTGGTTCACTATTCAAGCGCCTTTGCGACCGAGTTTAGATTTTGTTGGTGGTACGAGAATTCAGATAGAATTAGCCTGTGCCAAAAAGAATAACTGTGAAAAACCCTTAACTACTGCCGAAGTGCAAGTGATTTTAGACGAGGAGGGATTGGGTAACAGTAGTGTGCAGGTGTTGGATAAATATACTTTATCGGTGCGGACGAAAACCCTCGCAGAAGAACAGAGAACAAAATTACTCGACACCTTAAACCAGAAAATCGGTGCCTTTGACCCCGAAACCAGTCAAATCGATACGGTCGGTCCCACCATCGGTCAAGAATTATTTAGGTCGGGATTTTTAGCTTTATTAGTGTCATTTTTTGGCATTGCTGTCTATCTAAGCTTCCGTTTTCAACGGGATTACGCTTTTTTTGCCATTGTCGCCCTGCTGCACGACGTTTTGATCACTTTAGGGGTCTTTGCGGTTTTAGGCTTAATTGCGGGGGTAGAAGTGGATAGTTTATTTTTGGTTTCCCTCTTGACAATTGTGGGCTTTTCTGTTAATGACACAGTGGTAATTTATGATCGCGTTCGGGAAAATTTTGTCAATACCCCCGAATTATCCGTGGATGAAATTGTCGATAATGCGGTGAGTCAAACCCTAACTCGTTCGATTAATACCACCCTGACCACTTTATTGCCTCTGGTGGCGATTTTTCTCTTTGGTGGCACGACTTTAAAATATTTTGCCCTAGCTTTAATTATTGGCTTTGTAGCGGGGGCCTATTCGAGTATTTTTATCGCTAGTACCCTACTAGCTTGGTGGCGCAGTCGTTCCCATCGACCCACACTCAATTACAGTTAG
- a CDS encoding helix-turn-helix domain-containing protein → MSEEQFELVQGSGNVYRDFGDVDADVRQAKALLAAEIIKVLEKEDLSTRDAQVRTGINHSEFVQIRRANLGRFTIDRLISILGRLNQQVEITITTHPRTTDSSPMAS, encoded by the coding sequence ATGAGTGAAGAACAATTTGAACTGGTACAAGGTAGCGGTAATGTGTACCGCGATTTTGGCGATGTAGATGCGGACGTGCGACAAGCGAAAGCACTGCTTGCTGCTGAAATTATCAAGGTTCTGGAGAAGGAAGACTTATCAACCCGCGATGCTCAAGTGCGAACTGGAATTAATCACAGTGAATTTGTCCAGATTCGCCGTGCTAATTTGGGACGCTTTACTATTGACCGTTTGATCTCAATTTTGGGTCGTCTCAATCAACAGGTTGAAATTACTATTACGACCCATCCAAGAACCACTGATTCTTCACCAATGGCATCCTAA
- a CDS encoding transposase gives MFKSHYFITNVVEADTVTASWIVRTYTERNWVEVFYREAKGWLGLREYQVRDKRSLLRHFILVFCAYTFILWHHTNFQ, from the coding sequence TTGTTTAAGTCCCACTATTTCATCACCAATGTAGTTGAGGCAGATACAGTAACAGCTTCGTGGATAGTGAGGACTTACACCGAAAGAAATTGGGTGGAAGTATTCTACCGAGAAGCCAAAGGATGGTTAGGGTTAAGGGAATATCAAGTCAGGGATAAACGAAGCTTACTTCGTCATTTTATCTTGGTGTTTTGTGCCTATACATTTATCCTGTGGCATCATACCAATTTTCAATAG